The window CCGGGTCGTCGAAAATCCGGCAGGCGAAGTTCCAGACCTCGTTGCACGCGAGGTCGGTCTCGTGGTAGAGGTTGTAGCACTCCTCGGACTTGAATCCGCCGAGAAAATAGGCCGTCAGCGTGCGCATCAGCCCTTCGTCGGCGACCTGCGGGGAGATGTCGGGCGAAATCATCAGCGGTTCGTCTTTCGATTTGTTGCCGACGACATGCACGGCGAGCGTTTCGATACGGGTATCTTCGGAGCAGAACATTTTCAGAGCTTGTTTTTCGGAGTGCAAAGATGCGCATTTTTCCCCGATTAGGCAAAACGTTCTATCAGTTGAGCAAAAAATGCTATTTTTTGACGGAATAACGATGATGACAATGCGATAAACCGTTTAATTTTACAACCTGAATGGAACGCTCCCCGCCCGGGAGCCAGTACGACACATGTGAAACGGATATGAAGATAACGGAATTTTTGACCGCGGCGCTGTTTCTCGCCGGAGCGGTGTTTCAGGCGAATGCTTCGGATATTCCCCGCGGGGAGTACCCGCGGCCGCAGTTCGAACGGACGGCGTGGATGAATCTCAACGGGGTGTGGGACTATACGTTCGACTTCTCCGGGTCGGGATTGGAACGGGGATTGGAGAAGGCGACCGCTTTCGAGGGCCGGATCACGGTGCCGTTCTGTCCCGAGAGCTCCCTCTCGGGCGTCGGGTACACCGATTTCATCAACTGCATCTGGTACCACCGCGAGGTGGCGGTGCCCGAAGCGTGGCGCGGAAAGGACATTCTGCTGAATTTCGGGGCCGTCTACTACAATGCGGAGGTCTATGTCGATGGCGTTTTCGCCGCCCGCCATATCGGGGGCAGTTCGTCGTTCAGCGTCGATCTGACCCGTCTGGTCACGCCCGGAAAGAGCCACCATCTGGTCGTGAGAGCCACGAGCGACGTGCGCTCGACGACGCAGGGCGCCGGCAAACAGAATCTGCAATACGCCTCCTACGGCTGCAACTACACCCGCACCACGGGCATCTGGCAGACGGTGTGGATGGAGGCCGTGGACCCTGCGGGGCTGCTCTCGGCGCACGTGGTGACGGACATCGACCAGGGGCAGCTGGTCATCACGCCCCGCTTCCGGTCGGAAAGCGGCAACACGCTGCATATCGCGGTGAAGGAGGGCGGCAAGGTCGTGGCCACCGCGGCGGTGAGGGCCGCGAACAGTTCGGTCGCCGTGCTTCCCGTCAAACGTCCGAAACTCTGGTCGCCGGAGTCGCCGTTTCTCTACGACATCACCTACCGGATCGTGAATGCGAAAGGGGAGGTGCTCGACGAGGTGAACTCCTATGCGGGCATGCGCAAGGTCCACATCGAGGGGAACCGGATCTACCTGAACAACGAACCCTATTACCAGCGGCTGGTGCTCGATCAGGGATTCTATCCCGACGGCATCTGGACGGCTCCTTCCGACGCGGCGCTGAAGCGCGACATCGAACTTTCGATGGCCGCCGGGTTCAACGGTGCGCGTCTGCATCAGAAGGCTTTCGAGGAGCGTTTCCACTATTGGGCCGACCGGCTGGGCTACATCACCTGGGGCGAGGCGCCCAGCTGGGGCATGGATGCCAACGGCATCGAGACGGCCCGCAACTTCCTGACCGAATGGTCGGAACTGGTGCTCCGCGACCGGAACCACCCCTCGCTGCTGATCTGGACGCCGATGAACGAGGAGTGGTGGCCCGACCGGGTGCAGTATCCCCGCTTTACGGCGGACCTCTACGACCTGACCAAGGCGCTGGACCCGACCCGTCCGGTGAACGACGCCAGCGGCGGCGTCCATATCAAAACCGACATCTGGACCGTGCACAACTACGAGCAGGACCCGGCCCGGCTCAAGGAGATCATCTACAAGGACGGTGTGTTTTTCCAGACGCCGCTGCGGTCCGTCGGGGTCGCTCCGGCCAACATCGGCTTCAACGGCCTGCGGCAGAACGACCGCTACGAGTTTCCGGTTTACGACGGGAAGATGCCGTTCCTGATCGACGAGGTCGGCGGCATCAAGTGGGCGAAGGACCAGGACCGCGAGTCGCAGACCGAATCGTGGGGCTACGGCAAGCCGCCGAAGAGCGAAGCGGAGTTCCTGCAACGGCTCGAAGGGCAGATCGGCGCCGTTTTGGAGCTGGCGGACCAGGTCTGGGGCTATTGCTACACCCAGCTGACCGACGTGGAGCAGGAGCAGAACGGCGTCTATTATTACGACCGCACGCCGAAATTCGACACGGAGCGGATTCGTGCCATCTTCGGCCGTAATCCCGGAGACAAGGCGCTGAAGAAAGACTGATTGCAGAACGATAAACGAATATCTGAAAAACAATGAAAAAATCTCTTATTTTGCTGTGTGCGGCCCTGACTGCCGCATGCGCGGGCGGTCCGCAGGACGGGCCGACGCTCTCCGGCCTGAACCGGAGCGATTTCCAAAGCGAGGCGGACGGAAAGAAAACCGACCTCTTCGTCCTGAAGAATGACAACGGCATGGAGGTGTGCGTCACCAACTTCGGCGGACGCATCGTGTCGGTGATGGTTCCCGGCCGCGACGGCGTGATGCGCGATGTCGTGCTCGGATTCGACAAGGTCGCCGACTATCAGACGATTCCGAGCGATTTCGGGGCCACGATCGGCCGCTATGCGAACCGCATCGCCCAGGGGCGGATCACGCTGGACGGCACCGAATACCAGCTGCCGCAGAACAACTACGGCCATTGCCTGCACGGAGGCCCCCGGGGATTCCAGTACCGGGTTTTCGACGCCGTGCAGAAGAGCGACCGCGAACTGGAGCTGACCTATGCGTCGAAGGACGGCGAAGAGGGTTTCCCGGGGAATTTCGAGTGCCGGGTGACCATGACGCTGACCGACGATAACGCCATCGACATCCGCTATGCCGCCGAGACGGACAAGACCACGGTCGTGAACATGACCAACCACTCCTATTTCAACCTCGACGGGGACCCCGCGAAGGACAATTCGGAATGGCTGCTGACGGTGAACGCCGACAGCTATACGCCGGTCGATTCGACCTTCATGACCACCGGCGAGATCGCCCCGGTGGAGGGCACTCCGATGGATTTCCGGACCCCGACGCCCGTCGGCGAACGCATCGACCGGGATTTCGAGCAGCTTCGCAACGGCCACGGCATCGACCACAACTGGGTGCTGAACACCCGGGGCGACATCGCCGAGGCGTGCGCTTCGCTGGAGTCGCCCGCCACGGGCATCCGGCTGGATGTCTACACCACCGAGCCCGGCATTCAGGTCTACTGCGGCAATTTCCTCGACGGAAGCGTCAAGGGAAAGAAGGGGGCCGTTTACGGATTCCGGTCGGCCGTCTGCCTGGAGACTCAGAAATATCCCGATACGCCGAACAAGCCCGAATGGCCTTCGGCCGTATTGCGTCCCGGGGAGAAGTACGAGAGCCGCTGCATCTATAAATTCTCGGTCGGCGAGTGATTCCGCTTCGGCGACCTTCCGGCTGCCGGTTCGCCGACCGCCTCATAATGAACGAGAGGACGCCCGACGGGCCTCCTCTCGTTTCGTTTTCCGGCCATTGCTGCAAATTTTCGGTGGACATCCGAATGATTCCGAAAGGAGCCGCGTCGGCGAAGCCCGTGACGCCTCCCGCCGGAAAACTCCCGCAGGCAGTACGGACGCGCCCCGCAGACTTGGGGAACTCCGGGGTGCGTTTATCGAAAAGCAGGCAGCCTGCCTTTCGCCCGTCCGGTGTATGCCGCCGCTGCCCTCCGGGGAGCGATCGGCCGGTGTCGCCGGCCGCACCGGCCTCTGCACCGGGGCTGAGTGCGATGCCTGCGAGGTGATTTCTGTCGCTTTAACTGCATCTGTGAAAAAAGGCCGCCCGCTTTCGGCGGATACGGCCTTTACGAATGTATTCTCGTTCAATGCGGGCTGTTCTGCCGTTATCGTGCATCGGGAGACGGCTCCCCATGCCGATTCCGTACCCATCCCCGCAGAAAAACTACTCCCGAACGGGGCGCACCGGGTCGGCTCCGGCACGAGGAGTGAAGGCTAATGCGGCGACATCCACCGCTTCAATACCAAGACAGGAATGGACATAACCCGTCGTTTGCGGGATGGCCGTCCAGCAGCCGCCGTAGGCGTATACGTAAAGCATATCGCCCGACCTGTAAACGATACCGCCCATGGCCGGAAAGAAGATCACACCGCCCGAGGTGTCGTAGTTGCCGATACCCGGCATCTTGTTGCAATACAACTCCCAACCATAGTTTTTGTAGAAATCGTCGGTGGAAGTATGGGGCGAGTTGTATTTGGCGAACTCGTAATCACCGGGGTTGGCGGCGTTGTACGTCACCCCCGAGCAGACGTTCGAAGGCGGCAAACGATAGCCGGCTGGCGAAGGATCGTAGATGGTCTTGACAACGACGTTGTCGTTCTTCGTCGTCACGGTATTGTCGGCGCTCCAAAGGTTGTTGTAGGACGCCGAGCACCAGTCTTCGGGCAAAGAGCCGCCGTAATTATAGAATACGTGCGGATTCCGGATGGACGTGCCGATCGAGACTTTGCCCGTGCCCGACTTGTCGAACGCATAACCGCTGTCGGAATAACAGCTCTTATAAAGATCGGCCTCGGAATCGGTACAAATACCGCCCAGCATCGGGTCCTTACGTCCGAACTGGAAATAGGGATTGTTGCCGGTCTTCTCCATCTCTCGTGCATTCTGGGCGATCGTTATGACCTGCGTAGCCCCGGTTTCCGCCTGCGTGAAACGCACCTTGACGCTGCGGGCGGCATAGGTCGTGGTCTCGAAGTCGCACCAGCCGAGGAAGACTCCCATGAAGGTATATTTCACGCCCTGATAGTTCGTCACGACCTTGTCGCGCTGCACCTCTGCCGGATTGTAATGCGATGTCACGGTCGGCGGAAGACCGGGCACGAAGTCCGTCACCCAGATATGCCAGCTCCACATGATGCGGTTGCTCGCGTCGCGCACGGCCACGATGGCGTTGCCCTGTTTGATCGTCGCGCTCCCCACCTCGAAGGTCAGGCTATGTCCGTCGGGTGCGAGTGCGACGTTTGTCACCAGATTTTCCTCATCCTGCCATACGAGGATGGCGTTGTTCGGCGTACAATTCGCATTGTTGTAGATGTACGGGTCGGTGATAGGCGCATCGAGGTGATTTACGAAGGTCTTCAATACGTACGTTCCGCTGGCCTGCGAAGTGTAGGCCGAAGCGTTCGTACTTCCGTTCTTGACAGCATTGCCATAGACCAGCGGGAGTGAGTATTTTCCGGGGGCGTTGATGACATAGCAGTTGGCCGTATTCATCGCCGTCGTCCCGCCCTTTGTCGAGAGGTCGTAGATACCCGACACGGGCTCTGCTTTCCGCAATGTCTCGTTATGCGGGTTGGAGGTAACGGCTGTCTGGGCCGCGACCGCAGCCGAAAACGACGAATCCGATATACTGCCGGCGCCGCTCGCGGTGAAAGCGGTAAGCCAGTCGGGCCGGGAGATCACGTTGTAACCGCCCGCACCGTCGTCCTCGACGAACTCGGCAGTCCATGCCACCGGCACGGTTTGCGAGGCGTCGCCCGAACGGGAAACGGCAGCACAGCTGGTGACCGAATAATTTTGGTTGCCTCCGGCATAGGTGAACGCGGAAGGCGGCGTCACGGAGAAAGTCGGAGTCATGGAGATACTCGAGGTGGAAATCCGGTAAGTGACGGTCTTGCCTATCGGCCACAGGCTGCCTGCGATAGAGGCGGTTAGGGTCCGTTGTGTCGAAGTCAGATTGTCCGTATAGACGACCTCGATCGAGGCGCCCGACGGCAACGTCTGGGGCAGCATCATAAAGGTCGCCGCAACGGGCGTGATCACCTGATCGGCAGACCCGTCCACATCCGCCGTAAGTGTCTGCGAAAAGTCTGCCGTAGCGCCGTAATCGCCCCACGAATCGGAACCCATCGTATACGAGCCCGAGCCGTAGACGCCTTTGAGCGTGATTTTCGTAATGCGTCCGGCCAGCATATCATCGCCCGTGGTAAAGCGTATGGCCGTGAGCGCGTGGGCGAAAGTCAACGGAGCGGCCGCAGCGGTATTGCCGGCTATTCCGGAGGTGGCGGCGACGAGCAGATCCCGCTGGGCGCCGACGGCTTTCGGGACCGTATAGGCAATCGACGGAGTGCCGGCCTTCGTCGCGCTCGAAAGGGAAATACCCGTCCCGTTATAGGGTGCGTAGGCGAAGAAGCGGATATTGCGCCCGCTGCCCGGCCAATGGTAAGAGGTCGTCCACGACGATGCCTTCGTCACCTCGACGTTGTACATATAATCCGGCAGACACGCGGTTTCGCTCCACGAGCCCGTATAAACCGAAGCCAAGACGCCGAACGAGTCGTAGAAATTGGCCGTCTCGATGGGTGTGGCACGGGTCTGCGGCCGGTCGGTTTGGGCATTCGGCTGCGGTGCGGCGATTCCGTCGGCGACCGAGGCGTGCAGGAACAGAGTGTCGGCGGGAGTTTCGCCCTGCAACGTAAAAACGGCGGCAGACTCTTTCGTTTGCAGACTGTCTTCGGCGGTCCGGCTCTGCGATCGGGTGCGGGAAGAATTCGCTTCGGTGACCTCGAAGCGCAGATATCCGCCCCGGAGAGCGCCCTCCGCTGCCGGATCTTTCGAGCAGGCGGCGAACAGAAATGCCGCCGCAATCGCACCTGCAATTCGTACATGACCCGGTAAAAGTAAAGATTCCATTGTTTTCATACATATTGCATTTTCAGTTCGGATCGGCATCGCCGAAGTCGGAGCGTGACGCTCCCTGAGCGATCGGGAGGGGACAGAGTCCGATCTTTCGTCGTCCTCCCCGCGTACCTGCCGTACATAACCTACTAAATACACGACGGTTCTCTGCGGTTCAACCCCTCCCGATCCGGTTGTCCGGCTGCACGTCAGCCGGAAGATTTCTTACATGTTCAGATTCTGCGAAGCATCCACCCAGGGAGTCACCGTAACCGTGAACTTAATGGGGTCGCCCAGGATGGGTTCACCCGGCTCGAACGGATCCGGATCGGTGGGGTCGGGCTTTTCGGGATCGACCCGACCGGCGCCGTTCGAGAAGTCCAGCGTATAAACGTACTTCTGACCGGCTACCCAATTCGTTCCGACGGGCACGGCCACCCAGTCGTACTCGCCGACGGAAGCGTCCGGATAGATACGGGCGCCGCTCGCGGTCGTGATGTTGACCTTCACCGCGATATACGCACCTTTTTTCGTGTTGGTCTTGTCCGAATCGGGCGTCCATGCAGTCAGCTGCTGCGGGATCAGCATGGCGTTATTGCCGTCCGTCGCCATGATCGAAGCGGCCGTAGCGTTCAGGGTTTTCGCCGAAGTATAAGTCACCTCGTAGTTGCTCTTCGTCGTTCCGAGCGTCCACGCCGATGTTCCGAAATCGAACGTCGTCGCTTGGGAAACAGGCTGTCCTATACGCACGCCCTGTACTTTGTAGACGTAGCCTTGATTCGCATTCTTGGCTTTGATCTCGATTTGCGCGAGGCGGTGTGCGAACGTCAGGGCTACGCCCGTCGATTCGTTGGTCTTGCTGCCCGTAGCCGACGCGGTGATGAAATCCTTCTGGCTGGCGATCGCCGCAGCAGGGCTGAAATTGGTCATCGTTTTGCTCGCAGAGGTAATCGAGATGGTAGCGCCCAGATCCGTGGCTGAAGGCGAATAGGCGAAGAAGGAGAGATTGCTGCCGTCGTTGGGCCAATAGTAGGCAGGGTTGGAGGTGAAGTAAGAGCCCGTTTTCGTGAACGCCTGATCGGTGAAGAAATTGGAGTTGCCGGCATTGATGGCGGTCACCAAAAAGTTCGTGATATTGGCTGTCGTCGTCTCTGTCGCGCGGGTCTCCATCGCAACGCGGAAGTCGATGGCCTGGCCGTTGTTGACCTCCGTCGATTCGTCCTTCGAGCAGGAGGTGATGGTCAGAACTGCCGCAGTCATTAAAAGAATTTGTTTTTTCATAATTGAACAGTTAAGTAAGAAGTTAAACATTGAATTGTTTCATGCGAATCATCTTTCTCCCGAAAAGAGAGAAACCGTCACATTTCTATATCTATCGGTACTTCCTGCCACTCTTCGACCGTGGGCTGGAAACCGCCGCCGTTGACGATGGGTTTCGGCAGCGGCAGCCCGTTCAAAACGATATGTACGTCGCGTTGATTCGGGGCCGAATGAATCTGATCCGTCACGTCGTAGGTGTAGTACCACCGGCTCTGGTCGGCCAGAACCGCATAGACGGTCAGCTGGTGTCTGTTCCGCACCGACGGACAATGCCCGAATGCGAGCAGCTGCCCCGTAATGAGGTGTTGCTCGGGAGAAAAAGTTGCATCGAAAGGTATCGTGACGCATTCTTCCGTCGTTTCCGCCTTGCCGGCTAACAGACCGCCCGCAAGACTCGAGATGGACCCGCTGATCCCTGAAACGTATTTCAGATTCTCGGCGTTATGGATCTCGACCGTATAGCGGCTGACCGATACTTCCGGATAAAGCGTGACGGTCTGCGTCGCGGAGGTTGCTTTCAGTTCGATACCCTCCGCATGATCGCTCCAGAGCATGTCCGGAGACAGCACCACCCGTTCGCTTTCCGTACCTGCGGCACGGGGCGCTCCAGACGAACGCACGCCCAGGGCGGCGAGGTCCGACAGCAGGGCCGTGGTTCGTGTCGTCACCTCGAAACCATTTTTCGTCTCCGTATTTCGATAGCTGATGTTTTCCGTGTCACTGTTCAGGCACAAAGCGTCGTAACGTCCGGCAGGAACCCGGATTGTACCGCCGTTTCTGTCCGTAAATTCATAGCGCAGAACCTCTCCTCCGTCGGTCGGAAACAGATAGCACGACATGGATTTCGGAGCGGCGTTCGGGGCATTGCGCCAGTCGAAAACCACATTTACAATGCCTGTGTGCGCGTGATCGTAGCAAAGATTCTTATGTTCGC of the Alistipes senegalensis JC50 genome contains:
- a CDS encoding aldose epimerase family protein; its protein translation is MKKSLILLCAALTAACAGGPQDGPTLSGLNRSDFQSEADGKKTDLFVLKNDNGMEVCVTNFGGRIVSVMVPGRDGVMRDVVLGFDKVADYQTIPSDFGATIGRYANRIAQGRITLDGTEYQLPQNNYGHCLHGGPRGFQYRVFDAVQKSDRELELTYASKDGEEGFPGNFECRVTMTLTDDNAIDIRYAAETDKTTVVNMTNHSYFNLDGDPAKDNSEWLLTVNADSYTPVDSTFMTTGEIAPVEGTPMDFRTPTPVGERIDRDFEQLRNGHGIDHNWVLNTRGDIAEACASLESPATGIRLDVYTTEPGIQVYCGNFLDGSVKGKKGAVYGFRSAVCLETQKYPDTPNKPEWPSAVLRPGEKYESRCIYKFSVGE
- a CDS encoding fimbrillin family protein, which produces MTAAVLTITSCSKDESTEVNNGQAIDFRVAMETRATETTTANITNFLVTAINAGNSNFFTDQAFTKTGSYFTSNPAYYWPNDGSNLSFFAYSPSATDLGATISITSASKTMTNFSPAAAIASQKDFITASATGSKTNESTGVALTFAHRLAQIEIKAKNANQGYVYKVQGVRIGQPVSQATTFDFGTSAWTLGTTKSNYEVTYTSAKTLNATAASIMATDGNNAMLIPQQLTAWTPDSDKTNTKKGAYIAVKVNITTASGARIYPDASVGEYDWVAVPVGTNWVAGQKYVYTLDFSNGAGRVDPEKPDPTDPDPFEPGEPILGDPIKFTVTVTPWVDASQNLNM
- a CDS encoding DUF5119 domain-containing protein, which encodes MKNIFYTIAAACILSTTSCEHKNLCYDHAHTGIVNVVFDWRNAPNAAPKSMSCYLFPTDGGEVLRYEFTDRNGGTIRVPAGRYDALCLNSDTENISYRNTETKNGFEVTTRTTALLSDLAALGVRSSGAPRAAGTESERVVLSPDMLWSDHAEGIELKATSATQTVTLYPEVSVSRYTVEIHNAENLKYVSGISGSISSLAGGLLAGKAETTEECVTIPFDATFSPEQHLITGQLLAFGHCPSVRNRHQLTVYAVLADQSRWYYTYDVTDQIHSAPNQRDVHIVLNGLPLPKPIVNGGGFQPTVEEWQEVPIDIEM
- a CDS encoding fimbrillin family protein; its protein translation is MKTMESLLLPGHVRIAGAIAAAFLFAACSKDPAAEGALRGGYLRFEVTEANSSRTRSQSRTAEDSLQTKESAAVFTLQGETPADTLFLHASVADGIAAPQPNAQTDRPQTRATPIETANFYDSFGVLASVYTGSWSETACLPDYMYNVEVTKASSWTTSYHWPGSGRNIRFFAYAPYNGTGISLSSATKAGTPSIAYTVPKAVGAQRDLLVAATSGIAGNTAAAAPLTFAHALTAIRFTTGDDMLAGRITKITLKGVYGSGSYTMGSDSWGDYGATADFSQTLTADVDGSADQVITPVAATFMMLPQTLPSGASIEVVYTDNLTSTQRTLTASIAGSLWPIGKTVTYRISTSSISMTPTFSVTPPSAFTYAGGNQNYSVTSCAAVSRSGDASQTVPVAWTAEFVEDDGAGGYNVISRPDWLTAFTASGAGSISDSSFSAAVAAQTAVTSNPHNETLRKAEPVSGIYDLSTKGGTTAMNTANCYVINAPGKYSLPLVYGNAVKNGSTNASAYTSQASGTYVLKTFVNHLDAPITDPYIYNNANCTPNNAILVWQDEENLVTNVALAPDGHSLTFEVGSATIKQGNAIVAVRDASNRIMWSWHIWVTDFVPGLPPTVTSHYNPAEVQRDKVVTNYQGVKYTFMGVFLGWCDFETTTYAARSVKVRFTQAETGATQVITIAQNAREMEKTGNNPYFQFGRKDPMLGGICTDSEADLYKSCYSDSGYAFDKSGTGKVSIGTSIRNPHVFYNYGGSLPEDWCSASYNNLWSADNTVTTKNDNVVVKTIYDPSPAGYRLPPSNVCSGVTYNAANPGDYEFAKYNSPHTSTDDFYKNYGWELYCNKMPGIGNYDTSGGVIFFPAMGGIVYRSGDMLYVYAYGGCWTAIPQTTGYVHSCLGIEAVDVAALAFTPRAGADPVRPVRE
- a CDS encoding glycoside hydrolase family 2 protein: MKITEFLTAALFLAGAVFQANASDIPRGEYPRPQFERTAWMNLNGVWDYTFDFSGSGLERGLEKATAFEGRITVPFCPESSLSGVGYTDFINCIWYHREVAVPEAWRGKDILLNFGAVYYNAEVYVDGVFAARHIGGSSSFSVDLTRLVTPGKSHHLVVRATSDVRSTTQGAGKQNLQYASYGCNYTRTTGIWQTVWMEAVDPAGLLSAHVVTDIDQGQLVITPRFRSESGNTLHIAVKEGGKVVATAAVRAANSSVAVLPVKRPKLWSPESPFLYDITYRIVNAKGEVLDEVNSYAGMRKVHIEGNRIYLNNEPYYQRLVLDQGFYPDGIWTAPSDAALKRDIELSMAAGFNGARLHQKAFEERFHYWADRLGYITWGEAPSWGMDANGIETARNFLTEWSELVLRDRNHPSLLIWTPMNEEWWPDRVQYPRFTADLYDLTKALDPTRPVNDASGGVHIKTDIWTVHNYEQDPARLKEIIYKDGVFFQTPLRSVGVAPANIGFNGLRQNDRYEFPVYDGKMPFLIDEVGGIKWAKDQDRESQTESWGYGKPPKSEAEFLQRLEGQIGAVLELADQVWGYCYTQLTDVEQEQNGVYYYDRTPKFDTERIRAIFGRNPGDKALKKD